A window of the Desulfobacula toluolica Tol2 genome harbors these coding sequences:
- the folP gene encoding dihydropteroate synthase, with translation MQPFTLDFDRFHLELGTETCIMGILNATPDSFSDGGRFNTVDKAVTQGIKLVEDGAHILDIGGESTRPFSEPVSEQEELDRVIPVIEALAKQIDVPISIDTVKSVVAKEALDAGAAIINDISAFEKDPAMADLAARQGVPVVLMHMKGTPETMQVDPNYDDLMLEITSYLESRAAHAMEKGIQKKNIILDPGIGFGKTVEHNLVILNHLDKITELGYPVLMGPSRKSFIQNILSQKEKVQVGPDNIKTEYGTLAAVAASILKGAHIVRVHDVEKVNSFTRIIDSIRNA, from the coding sequence ATGCAGCCATTCACACTTGACTTTGACCGATTTCACCTCGAACTGGGTACTGAAACCTGTATCATGGGAATTTTAAATGCAACACCTGATTCTTTTTCCGATGGAGGCCGTTTCAACACTGTTGACAAAGCAGTAACTCAGGGCATCAAACTGGTTGAAGACGGGGCACATATTCTTGATATCGGAGGAGAATCAACAAGGCCATTTTCCGAGCCGGTATCGGAACAAGAAGAACTTGACCGGGTCATCCCGGTCATTGAAGCTTTGGCAAAACAAATTGACGTGCCTATTTCCATTGATACGGTGAAATCTGTTGTTGCCAAAGAGGCTCTGGATGCCGGAGCCGCCATAATCAATGATATCTCCGCATTTGAAAAAGACCCTGCCATGGCCGACCTTGCTGCCAGGCAAGGGGTTCCCGTGGTGCTAATGCACATGAAGGGAACCCCGGAAACCATGCAGGTGGACCCCAATTATGATGATTTGATGCTTGAAATAACGAGCTACCTTGAGTCAAGAGCGGCCCATGCCATGGAAAAAGGCATACAAAAGAAAAATATAATCCTTGATCCGGGCATTGGGTTTGGAAAAACCGTTGAACATAATCTGGTCATTCTCAACCATCTGGATAAGATTACTGAGTTGGGGTATCCTGTTCTCATGGGACCGTCCCGCAAGTCTTTTATTCAAAATATTTTGAGTCAAAAAGAAAAAGTACAGGTTGGCCCGGATAATATAAAGACCGAATATGGCACACTGGCGGCTGTTGCAGCCTCTATCCTGAAAGGGGCACACATTGTCAGAGTCCATGATGTTGAAAAAGTCAACTCTTTTACCCGTATCATAGATTCGATCAGGAATGCATAA
- the ftsH gene encoding ATP-dependent zinc metalloprotease FtsH, giving the protein MNQFYKNISLWLVIVLMMVMLYNIFNQQQTGQVEVGYSEFLAMVEDGRVQSVVIQGRDLYLTDGSGARYKSFAPDDGELISFLRSKGVAIKAKPPAENSWFMSIIVSWLPMIVLIGVWIFFMRQMQGGAGGGKAMSFGKSRARLIDDKGEKVTFANVQGIDEAKEELTEVVDFLKNPSKYTRLGGRIPKGVLLVGNPGTGKTLLSRAVAGEAGVPFFTISGSDFVEMFVGVGASRVRDLFAQGKKNAPCIIFIDEIDAVGRQRGAGLGGGHDEREQTLNQLLVEMDGFESNEGVILMAATNRADVLDPALLRPGRFDRQVVVDMPDIKGREGILRVHMKKTPLDNDVDPVILAKGTPGFSGADLENLVNEAALLAAKQDHEKLTMKDFEDSKDKVYMGLERKSKVIKDEDKKTTAYHEGGHALVARFLPNTDAVNKITIIPRGRAAGVTWFLPEEGDFKYKDQLENELAIAFGGRVAEDLIFKRISTGASNDIKQATKLANSMVRTFGMSDNLAPLSYENHDDNIFIGREMTQAKAYSEETARKIDAEVSLIIDKAYKTAKKVLEENIDILHALTELLIEKETILGPELDNMIASMRPEFDFFGKKNIYIKPKQHIEPENQETSGQDSTNVIERDEQAETSDNQDSSKSDGKSSDDTDDTDKRE; this is encoded by the coding sequence TTGAATCAATTTTATAAAAATATTTCCCTGTGGCTGGTGATTGTTCTGATGATGGTCATGCTTTACAATATTTTCAATCAGCAACAGACCGGGCAGGTGGAAGTCGGGTATTCAGAGTTCCTTGCAATGGTTGAAGACGGACGCGTCCAGAGTGTGGTGATCCAGGGCCGGGATTTATATCTGACCGATGGAAGCGGTGCCAGGTATAAAAGTTTTGCGCCGGACGATGGAGAACTGATCAGTTTTCTGCGTTCCAAAGGGGTTGCCATTAAAGCAAAACCACCGGCTGAGAACTCCTGGTTTATGTCAATTATCGTATCCTGGTTGCCCATGATTGTACTCATTGGTGTGTGGATCTTTTTTATGCGCCAGATGCAGGGGGGGGCAGGTGGCGGAAAAGCCATGTCCTTTGGAAAAAGCCGGGCAAGACTCATAGATGATAAGGGAGAAAAAGTCACCTTTGCCAATGTCCAGGGAATTGATGAGGCCAAAGAAGAATTGACCGAGGTTGTTGATTTTTTAAAAAACCCTTCAAAATATACAAGGCTTGGCGGACGGATTCCAAAAGGTGTTTTACTGGTTGGAAATCCAGGAACCGGAAAAACACTTTTATCAAGGGCTGTTGCAGGTGAGGCAGGGGTTCCCTTTTTTACCATCAGCGGGTCTGATTTTGTTGAAATGTTTGTGGGAGTTGGTGCTTCCAGGGTGAGGGATCTTTTTGCCCAGGGTAAAAAAAACGCTCCCTGTATTATATTTATAGATGAGATTGATGCGGTTGGACGTCAGAGAGGCGCAGGCCTGGGCGGAGGCCACGATGAAAGAGAACAGACCCTGAACCAGCTGCTGGTGGAAATGGACGGGTTTGAATCCAATGAAGGCGTTATTCTTATGGCAGCCACCAACAGGGCGGATGTTCTGGACCCGGCTCTGCTTCGTCCGGGGCGGTTTGACCGTCAGGTCGTGGTGGACATGCCTGATATTAAAGGCCGTGAAGGCATTTTAAGGGTTCACATGAAAAAAACCCCCCTGGACAATGATGTGGATCCGGTGATTCTGGCAAAAGGCACCCCTGGTTTTTCCGGTGCAGACCTTGAAAACCTTGTGAATGAAGCCGCACTCCTGGCTGCCAAACAGGACCATGAAAAACTGACCATGAAAGATTTTGAAGATTCAAAAGACAAGGTTTACATGGGTCTTGAAAGAAAATCCAAGGTCATCAAGGACGAAGACAAAAAAACAACTGCATATCATGAAGGCGGGCATGCCCTTGTGGCAAGGTTTTTGCCCAACACAGATGCCGTTAACAAGATTACCATTATTCCCAGGGGCAGGGCTGCCGGGGTTACCTGGTTTCTTCCTGAAGAAGGGGATTTTAAATATAAGGACCAGCTTGAAAATGAGCTTGCCATTGCCTTTGGCGGACGTGTGGCGGAAGATCTTATTTTTAAACGCATCAGTACGGGTGCATCCAATGATATCAAACAGGCCACAAAGCTTGCCAACAGCATGGTCAGAACATTTGGCATGAGTGATAATCTGGCCCCCCTGTCCTATGAGAATCATGATGACAATATTTTTATCGGTCGTGAAATGACCCAGGCCAAAGCCTACTCAGAAGAAACCGCCAGAAAAATTGATGCAGAGGTTTCCTTGATCATTGACAAGGCTTATAAAACTGCGAAAAAAGTCCTTGAAGAAAATATTGATATTCTCCACGCATTGACGGAACTGCTCATTGAAAAAGAAACTATTTTAGGGCCTGAGCTGGATAATATGATTGCCTCCATGCGGCCTGAGTTTGATTTTTTTGGCAAAAAAAATATTTATATTAAGCCGAAACAGCATATTGAGCCTGAAAATCAGGAGACATCCGGGCAAGATAGCACGAACGTCATTGAGAGGGATGAACAGGCTGAAACATCGGATAATCAGGATTCTTCCAAATCAGACGGCAAAAGTTCGGATGATACGGATGACACTGATAAAAGGGAATAG
- the tilS gene encoding tRNA lysidine(34) synthetase TilS produces the protein MKKEFIDIIADTVHEFNLLEQEDKVLVAVSGGPDSVALVLSLLAVKKKYRLNIGIAHMNHMLREDESLADEIFVKSFAHNLDLLFHGEQTDVKKYAKQHRLSIEEAGRDVRYRFFEQTAKLHGYTKIATGHTKDDNVELVLMNLLRGAGSKGLSGIPAIRNNRYIRPLIRVLKIQILDFLTDKKQAYRVDSSNTDMAYLRNNIRHRLLPRLQSEYNPEIIDALDRLSRILRKEEDFWDMETDRQFNRCLIKTDNHAVALSKNLMSELHPAILNRVFRKAIWKVKKDLKRICFAHIEDMIQFCFDRPSGISLDLPGQIRVYKNKDSIIIKKEDKPLRQIGNKEKQSRRTAREKQGR, from the coding sequence ATGAAAAAAGAATTTATTGACATCATTGCCGATACTGTTCATGAATTTAACCTGCTTGAACAGGAAGACAAGGTATTGGTTGCCGTATCAGGCGGCCCTGATTCCGTTGCCCTGGTGTTGTCGTTGCTGGCCGTTAAAAAAAAATACCGCTTAAATATCGGCATTGCCCATATGAATCACATGCTTCGAGAAGATGAATCTTTAGCAGACGAAATTTTTGTAAAAAGTTTTGCACACAATCTTGACCTGTTGTTTCATGGTGAGCAAACAGATGTAAAAAAGTATGCCAAACAGCATCGTCTATCAATTGAAGAGGCCGGCCGGGATGTCAGATACCGTTTTTTTGAACAAACAGCCAAACTTCATGGGTATACAAAAATTGCCACCGGTCACACCAAAGACGATAACGTTGAACTGGTATTGATGAACCTGCTAAGGGGAGCAGGCTCCAAAGGGCTTTCAGGAATCCCGGCCATACGCAACAACAGATATATCCGGCCCTTGATCCGGGTTTTAAAAATCCAGATCCTTGATTTTTTAACAGATAAAAAACAGGCTTACCGGGTTGATTCGTCCAATACGGATATGGCCTATTTAAGAAATAATATCCGCCACCGGTTGCTTCCCCGGCTCCAGTCGGAATACAATCCTGAAATCATTGATGCCCTTGACAGGCTGAGCCGGATATTAAGAAAGGAAGAAGATTTTTGGGACATGGAAACCGACAGGCAGTTTAACAGGTGTTTGATCAAAACAGACAATCATGCTGTTGCCTTGTCAAAAAACTTAATGTCAGAGCTTCATCCGGCGATTTTAAACCGTGTCTTCAGAAAGGCAATATGGAAGGTTAAAAAAGATTTAAAGCGGATTTGTTTTGCCCATATAGAGGATATGATACAATTTTGCTTTGATCGTCCCTCGGGCATCAGTCTGGATTTGCCTGGTCAGATAAGGGTTTACAAAAACAAGGATAGCATTATAATCAAAAAAGAAGATAAACCCTTAAGGCAAATCGGAAACAAAGAGAAGCAATCAAGGCGAACAGCAAGGGAAAAACAAGGTCGCTAA
- a CDS encoding menaquinone biosynthesis family protein yields MKPNKTYSLAYSSCPNDTFIFKAIAGQLIDLQGYAFDIVLEDVETLNQNAAKGAYDITKLSFAAFGSLMDKYALLRTGSALGMGCGPLIISNPGRSLDDKARPVIAVPGLGTTAYHLFKFYMDDLFKGQDMQVMPMPFEKVMPAVMENKADFGVIIHEGRFVYQTMGLELKADLGQWWEDKTSLPIPLGCIAVKRDIDPKVVCTIQQLIRQSIDHAFLNPAMAYDYIQTHAQELDEDVIQQHIELYVNDFSKDIGKNGEAAITTFFEKAWASGLIEKSRMPLFAC; encoded by the coding sequence TTCAAGGCTATTGCCGGACAATTGATTGATCTTCAAGGATACGCATTTGACATCGTGCTTGAGGATGTGGAAACTTTGAACCAGAATGCAGCCAAAGGGGCATATGATATTACCAAACTGTCCTTTGCCGCATTTGGCAGCCTCATGGACAAATATGCCCTGCTGCGAACTGGGTCTGCCCTGGGCATGGGCTGCGGCCCGCTGATCATATCAAATCCCGGCAGGTCCCTGGATGATAAGGCCAGGCCCGTGATTGCCGTGCCCGGTCTTGGCACAACAGCTTACCATCTTTTCAAATTTTATATGGACGATCTCTTTAAGGGCCAAGACATGCAGGTCATGCCCATGCCTTTTGAAAAAGTCATGCCCGCAGTCATGGAAAACAAAGCCGATTTCGGGGTTATTATCCATGAAGGCAGGTTTGTTTATCAAACCATGGGGCTTGAATTAAAAGCAGACCTGGGTCAGTGGTGGGAAGATAAAACCTCCCTTCCCATCCCTTTGGGCTGTATTGCTGTCAAGCGAGACATTGACCCCAAGGTGGTCTGCACGATTCAACAACTGATTCGCCAAAGCATTGACCATGCTTTTTTAAATCCTGCCATGGCCTATGATTATATTCAAACTCATGCCCAGGAGCTGGATGAAGATGTGATCCAACAGCATATCGAACTTTATGTAAATGATTTTTCAAAAGATATTGGAAAAAACGGGGAAGCCGCCATTACCACTTTTTTTGAAAAAGCATGGGCATCCGGATTGATTGAAAAATCCAGGATGCCTTTGTTTGCATGCTGA